Proteins encoded together in one Kitasatospora albolonga window:
- a CDS encoding LysR family transcriptional regulator, giving the protein MRIEQLEYIEAVTRLGSLRRAAEELHLSQPALSETVRNLERELGVTVLDRKRSGATISDAGRELLPHIIGVLDAVDRLRRAADEQHRTSRTVRLGTVFAATVPLLVPAIREFHALHSATEVEVIAAQQSVIHRSLLEGGVDLGLVNYLEGDDLAPDLHTTELLRGRPVVCLRPDSPLAALESVGVDDLLSEPLIVMRSGYLMHRFTHRLLKGRVPSFSYSADGAEMGKLMVAEGLGVTVLPDYSVLGDPLERTGAITARPLRDDTTTVLLVVQRSRSGSVTRAARDLHRIFVERAEAHRTQDS; this is encoded by the coding sequence ATGCGGATCGAACAGCTGGAGTACATCGAGGCCGTCACCCGGCTCGGGTCCCTGCGCCGGGCGGCGGAGGAACTGCACCTGTCCCAGCCCGCGTTGAGCGAGACCGTACGGAACCTGGAGCGCGAGCTCGGGGTGACCGTGCTGGACCGCAAACGGTCGGGGGCGACGATCAGCGACGCCGGGCGCGAGCTGCTGCCGCACATCATCGGGGTGCTGGACGCGGTCGACCGGCTGCGCCGGGCCGCCGACGAGCAGCACCGCACGAGCCGTACGGTCCGGCTCGGCACGGTGTTCGCGGCGACGGTCCCCCTGCTCGTACCGGCGATCCGGGAGTTCCACGCGCTGCACTCGGCCACCGAGGTGGAGGTGATCGCGGCCCAGCAGTCGGTGATCCACCGCTCGCTGCTGGAGGGCGGTGTGGACCTCGGCCTGGTCAACTACCTGGAGGGCGACGACCTGGCCCCCGACCTGCACACCACGGAGCTGCTCCGCGGCCGCCCGGTCGTCTGCCTGCGCCCCGACAGCCCGCTGGCGGCGCTGGAGTCGGTCGGGGTGGACGACCTGCTGAGCGAGCCGCTGATCGTGATGCGCTCCGGCTATCTGATGCACCGCTTCACCCACCGGCTGCTGAAGGGCCGGGTGCCCTCGTTCTCGTACTCCGCCGACGGCGCGGAGATGGGCAAGCTGATGGTGGCGGAGGGGCTGGGGGTGACTGTGCTCCCGGACTACAGCGTCCTCGGGGACCCGCTGGAGCGCACGGGCGCGATCACCGCACGCCCGCTGCGGGACGACACGACCACGGTGCTCCTGGTGGTGCAGCGCAGCCGCTCGGGCTCGGTCACCCGGGCGGCCCGCGATCTGCACCGGATCTTCGTGGAGCGCGCGGAGGCGCACCGTACGCAGGACTCCTAG
- a CDS encoding IS481 family transposase, translating into MPHRNAPLTETGRLRLARCVVEDGWPLRRAAERFQVSPTTAQRWATRYRATGEAGMSDRSSRPHHSPRRTATRTERRIIKVRVLRRWGPARIAHLLNLAPSTVHRVLTRFGLARLKHLDRATGRVIRRYEHDRPGELVHVDIKKLGNIPDGGGHKVLGRPAGRRTRSGVGYQYIHTAVDDHSRLAYSEILTDEKKETATAFWQRAHAYFTGVGITVERVLTDNGACYKSHTWRDTLAAAGIAHKRTRPYRPQTNGKVERLNRTLLDEWAYARPYRSEQERRDAFPAWLHTYNHHRGHTALAGKPPATRVPNLTGQYT; encoded by the coding sequence GTGCCCCACCGTAATGCACCTCTGACCGAGACCGGCCGCCTGCGTCTGGCCCGCTGCGTGGTCGAGGATGGCTGGCCTCTTCGACGCGCGGCAGAACGCTTCCAGGTCTCGCCCACCACGGCCCAGCGGTGGGCCACCCGCTACCGGGCCACGGGCGAGGCCGGCATGAGCGACCGCTCCTCCCGCCCGCACCACAGCCCGCGCCGGACCGCGACCCGAACCGAACGCCGGATCATCAAGGTCAGAGTCCTGCGGCGCTGGGGACCAGCCCGCATCGCGCACCTGCTGAACCTGGCCCCCTCGACCGTGCACCGGGTCCTGACCCGCTTCGGCCTGGCCCGCCTGAAGCATCTGGACCGGGCCACCGGCCGCGTCATACGCCGCTACGAACACGACCGCCCCGGCGAGCTGGTACACGTGGACATCAAGAAACTCGGGAACATCCCCGACGGCGGCGGCCACAAAGTCCTGGGCCGCCCGGCGGGCCGCAGGACCAGGTCCGGTGTCGGCTACCAGTACATCCACACCGCCGTCGACGACCACTCCCGCCTGGCCTACAGCGAGATACTCACCGACGAGAAGAAGGAAACCGCCACCGCCTTCTGGCAGCGGGCCCACGCCTACTTCACCGGCGTCGGAATCACCGTCGAACGCGTCCTGACCGACAACGGCGCCTGCTACAAGTCCCACACCTGGCGCGACACCCTGGCAGCAGCCGGGATCGCCCACAAGCGAACCCGGCCCTACCGGCCCCAGACCAACGGCAAGGTCGAACGCCTCAACCGCACCCTGCTGGACGAATGGGCCTACGCCCGTCCCTACCGCTCAGAACAGGAACGACGCGACGCCTTCCCCGCCTGGCTGCACACCTACAATCACCACCGCGGACACACCGCGCTCGCAGGCAAACCACCCGCCACCCGCGTCCCCAACCTCACAGGGCAATACACCTAG
- a CDS encoding stress-induced protein: MTAMTPGSNIPLSAVRVAVDVAAPVRLDVSGLLLTADGKVRSDDDFIFYNQPSGPGVAYRSGGGSAPDAIVVDTGAVPPGIEKIVVTASPDAAGQTFQGIEPTATVRNADDGSALATFTPPRLGGETALVVIEIYRRNGAWKARAVGQGYANGLAGIATDFGVSVEEPAAPPVPAAAPVAPAAPVDPRIAPPAPAAPPAPPAAPPAGAGKINLDKGRVSLQKNQTVSLVKGGAPLLSQVKMGLGWEPAFRGKDIDLDASVIAYGPNRNHLDSCYFGKLTILNGAIKHSGDNLTGEGAGDDEVIVVDLGRIPAEATGLVFTVNSFTGQKFNEVAKAYCRLIDARTDEELVRFDLTGAEPQTGVIMAKLIKQFSGEWEMTAMGEFVKSRTVRGMVKPAAQAL, encoded by the coding sequence ATGACCGCAATGACCCCCGGCTCGAACATTCCTCTCTCCGCCGTCCGTGTGGCGGTGGACGTCGCCGCTCCGGTGCGGCTCGACGTCTCGGGCCTGCTGCTCACCGCCGACGGCAAGGTGCGCTCCGACGACGACTTCATCTTCTACAACCAGCCCTCGGGCCCCGGTGTGGCCTACCGCTCCGGCGGCGGCTCCGCGCCCGACGCCATCGTGGTGGACACCGGCGCGGTCCCGCCGGGCATCGAGAAGATCGTCGTCACCGCGAGCCCGGACGCGGCGGGCCAGACCTTCCAGGGCATCGAGCCCACCGCCACCGTGCGCAACGCCGACGACGGCAGCGCGCTCGCCACGTTCACCCCGCCCCGGCTGGGCGGCGAGACGGCGCTCGTGGTCATCGAGATCTACCGGCGCAACGGCGCCTGGAAGGCCCGCGCGGTCGGCCAGGGGTATGCGAACGGGCTGGCCGGGATCGCCACGGACTTCGGTGTCTCGGTGGAGGAGCCCGCCGCCCCGCCGGTCCCGGCGGCCGCCCCCGTGGCCCCCGCAGCCCCCGTGGACCCGCGGATCGCGCCGCCGGCGCCCGCCGCGCCCCCGGCACCGCCCGCCGCCCCGCCCGCAGGCGCCGGGAAGATCAACCTCGACAAGGGCCGGGTCAGCCTCCAGAAGAACCAGACCGTGTCCCTGGTCAAGGGCGGCGCCCCGCTGCTCTCACAGGTCAAGATGGGCCTCGGCTGGGAGCCCGCGTTCCGGGGCAAGGACATCGACCTGGACGCCTCGGTCATCGCGTACGGCCCCAACCGCAACCACCTGGACAGCTGCTACTTCGGCAAGCTCACCATCCTGAACGGGGCGATCAAGCACTCCGGCGACAACCTCACGGGGGAGGGCGCGGGGGACGACGAGGTGATCGTCGTGGACCTGGGCCGCATCCCGGCCGAGGCGACGGGCCTGGTCTTCACGGTGAACTCGTTCACCGGCCAGAAGTTCAACGAGGTCGCCAAGGCTTACTGCCGGCTGATCGACGCGCGCACCGACGAGGAGCTGGTCCGGTTCGACCTGACCGGCGCGGAGCCGCAGACCGGCGTCATCATGGCCAAGCTCATCAAGCAGTTCAGCGGTGAGTGGGAGATGACGGCCATGGGCGAGTTCGTGAAGTCACGCACCGTACGGGGCATGGTGAAGCCCGCCGCCCAGGCCCTCTGA
- a CDS encoding RNA-binding protein, with protein sequence MARFNRRGIRLRPARSLPASPVATTGALAVNRQGGTGYLRDARSELFLLAVANFVAQETFYEGGQERDMRFAALVRRLAVEDPVWTAGLLHWLRRDGQLRTASLVGGAEYVKARLDAGCAEGPANRQVIGSVLLRADEPGELLGYWTSRYGRALPQPVKRGVADAVRRLYTGRALLKYDTASKGFRFGDVLNLVHAAPDPGKPGQGELFRYALDRRHRPDSAVPPAGDRTLTAHRALMELPVAERRAVVTGDGGAERLAEAGMTWEALAGWLQGPMDAAAWEAVIPAMGTMALVRNLRNFDEAGVSDEAAARAAARISDPEAVAASRQFPFRYLAAYRHAPSLRWAHPLERALGHSLRQVPALPGRTLVLVDRSGSMWSPLSARSQLNRADAAAVFGAALALRAADADLVEFGTTSAPVPYRTGESVLRVLERFGNLGGTATARAVERHYRGHDRVIVVTDEQAAYTHRGDVTRSVPDTVPVYTWNLAGYRLGHAPSGRGNRHTFGGLSDAAFRMIPLLEAGASADWPW encoded by the coding sequence ATGGCTCGCTTCAACCGGCGCGGCATCCGGCTCCGTCCGGCCCGCTCCCTGCCCGCCTCGCCCGTCGCCACGACCGGGGCGCTCGCGGTCAACCGCCAGGGCGGGACCGGGTATCTGCGTGATGCCCGGTCCGAGCTCTTTCTTCTCGCCGTCGCCAACTTCGTGGCGCAGGAGACCTTTTACGAAGGTGGCCAGGAGCGCGACATGCGGTTCGCCGCCCTCGTGCGGCGCCTCGCCGTCGAGGACCCGGTCTGGACCGCGGGGCTCCTGCACTGGCTGCGGCGGGACGGGCAGCTACGGACCGCCTCGCTGGTCGGCGGTGCGGAGTACGTGAAGGCGCGGCTGGACGCGGGGTGCGCCGAGGGGCCCGCGAACCGGCAGGTCATCGGCTCCGTACTGCTGCGTGCCGACGAGCCGGGCGAGCTGCTCGGCTACTGGACGTCCCGGTACGGCCGTGCCCTGCCCCAGCCCGTCAAGCGGGGCGTCGCCGATGCCGTACGGCGTCTCTACACCGGGCGGGCATTGCTGAAGTACGACACCGCGTCCAAGGGCTTCCGCTTCGGGGACGTCCTCAATCTGGTGCACGCCGCGCCCGACCCGGGCAAGCCCGGGCAGGGCGAGCTGTTCCGGTACGCGCTGGACCGCAGGCACCGGCCGGACAGCGCCGTGCCGCCCGCCGGGGACCGCACCCTGACCGCTCACCGGGCGCTCATGGAGCTGCCGGTCGCCGAGCGGCGCGCGGTCGTCACCGGGGACGGCGGCGCCGAGCGGCTGGCCGAGGCCGGGATGACCTGGGAAGCGCTGGCCGGCTGGTTGCAGGGGCCGATGGACGCGGCGGCCTGGGAGGCGGTCATCCCGGCCATGGGGACGATGGCGCTCGTCCGCAACCTCCGGAACTTCGACGAGGCCGGGGTGAGCGACGAGGCGGCGGCCCGGGCCGCAGCACGCATCAGCGACCCGGAGGCCGTCGCCGCGTCCCGGCAGTTCCCCTTCCGCTACCTCGCCGCCTACCGCCACGCGCCCTCGCTGCGCTGGGCCCACCCGCTGGAGCGGGCGCTCGGCCACTCGCTGCGCCAGGTTCCGGCGCTGCCCGGGCGCACCCTGGTCCTGGTCGACCGCTCGGGCTCCATGTGGTCGCCGCTCTCCGCACGCTCCCAGCTGAACCGGGCGGACGCCGCCGCCGTCTTCGGCGCCGCCCTCGCGCTGCGCGCCGCCGACGCGGACCTGGTGGAGTTCGGCACGACCAGCGCGCCGGTCCCGTACCGCACGGGTGAATCGGTGCTCAGGGTCCTGGAGCGCTTCGGCAACCTGGGCGGCACCGCGACCGCGCGGGCCGTGGAGCGCCACTACCGGGGCCACGACCGGGTCATCGTCGTCACCGACGAGCAGGCCGCGTACACCCACCGTGGCGATGTCACCCGGAGCGTCCCGGACACGGTGCCCGTCTACACCTGGAACCTGGCCGGATACCGGCTCGGCCACGCCCCGTCCGGCCGGGGAAACCGCCACACGTTCGGGGGGCTTTCCGACGCCGCGTTCCGCATGATTCCGCTGCTGGAGGCGGGAGCAAGCGCTGACTGGCCCTGGTGA
- a CDS encoding antibiotic biosynthesis monooxygenase, with product MTVHFTDRPDPARTDAGIVRASTWHVGTPDRQRDAVEAIRKAWGSRAWPHPGLLSYSVYAGEDGATLLHYSQWSGERAHQDFVREGRDARNADIDAAVPGIERRGLHTYELYRSGLRTEGDTREPGCVVIVDAEFDGPDPARQRDWIDAVFEALGNDIRTPEGGISAHFHTSTDGTRVLNYAEWESAEHHIAALAGPGEGIGSPSPLWERVQKYPGMTGGGVNRYTPALSMRAG from the coding sequence ATGACCGTGCACTTCACCGACCGCCCGGACCCGGCCCGTACCGACGCGGGGATCGTCAGGGCCAGTACCTGGCACGTCGGTACGCCGGACCGGCAGCGGGACGCCGTCGAGGCCATCCGGAAGGCATGGGGGAGCCGGGCGTGGCCGCACCCCGGGCTCCTCTCGTACAGCGTCTACGCGGGTGAGGACGGCGCGACCCTGCTCCACTACTCCCAGTGGTCCGGCGAGCGGGCCCACCAGGACTTCGTCCGGGAGGGCCGGGACGCCCGCAACGCCGACATCGACGCCGCCGTGCCCGGTATCGAACGCCGCGGGCTCCACACGTACGAGCTGTACCGCTCCGGGCTCCGGACCGAGGGCGACACCCGTGAGCCCGGATGCGTCGTGATCGTCGACGCGGAGTTCGACGGGCCCGACCCGGCCCGGCAACGGGACTGGATCGACGCCGTGTTCGAGGCCCTCGGCAACGACATCCGGACACCCGAGGGAGGCATCTCCGCGCACTTCCACACCAGCACCGACGGCACCCGGGTCCTCAACTACGCCGAGTGGGAGAGCGCCGAGCACCACATCGCGGCCCTCGCCGGACCCGGTGAGGGGATCGGCTCCCCGTCGCCGCTGTGGGAACGCGTCCAGAAGTACCCGGGGATGACCGGCGGGGGCGTGAACCGCTACACGCCCGCCCTCAGCATGCGGGCGGGGTGA